ATTACAAAACTCGACAAAAGCCCTGTTTGCATTATGATTCCCATTTGAGTAAAATAAATGACAAGAAATGAAAGGGGTAACAAAATCAGGGTAACAGCTAAAAAGCTGTAGAACAGGAGACTGCTCCACTTCAGCCGGGAACCTCTTTTTTCCTCCTGACCGTCTCCCTGAGTATAGAGAGCCAACAGGAAATCACAGTACGTAGCAGGCAGTAGACGATTTTGCTTCCAGTAATGGATCTCATTGATTATGACCTTCGTACGCTCATCTCTCATAGCATCCTCCTGAAGCCAAAATAAAAACCCAGAACCCGTTTTCTGCAAGAAAAGGGTCCTGAGTCTGTGGGCTTATTCCATGAAGTCTTTCAAACGTTTGCTTCGGCTCGGATGTCTCAGCTTACGCAGAGCTTTAGCTTCGATTTGACGGATCCTTTCGCGTGTGACACCGAACACTTTCCCTACTTCTTCAAGCGTGCGTGTGCGGCCATCATCCAGACCGAAACGAAGGCGGAGGACGTTTTCCTCACGGTCCGTCAATGTGTCAAGCACGTCTTCGAGCTGCTCTTTTAATAGTTCATAGGCTGCATGGTCAGAAGGAGATGTCGCTTCCTGATCCTCAATGAAGTCTCCCAGATGAGAATCATCCTCTTCCCCGATAGGCGTTTCCAAAGATACAGGCTCCTGAGCAATCTTCAGAATCTCTCTTACTTTATCCGGGGTAAGATCCATGTCCTGTGCGATTTCTTCCGGTGTAGGCTCTCGGCCAAGATCCTGCAGAAGCTGACGCTGGACGCGAATCAATTTGTTGATCGTTTCCACCATGTGAACAGGAATACGAATCGTACGAGCCTGGTCAGCAATGGCGCGGGTAATCGCCTGTCTGATCCACCACGTTGCGTACGTGCTGAACTTGTACCCTTTTCGGTAATCAAATTTCTCAACCGCTTTGATCAGGCCCATGTTCCCTTCTTGAATGAGATCAAGGAACAGCATGCCGCGACCTACATAACGCTTGGCGATACTGACGACCAAACGAAGGTTTGCTTCCGCCAAGTCCCGCTTCGCTTCTTCATCTCCACTTTCAATCCGCTGTGCCAGACTGATTTCATCTTTAGCAGAAAGAAGGTTGACGCGCCCGATTTCTTTCAAGTACATACGGACTGGGTCATTGATTTTCACACCGGGAGGTACACTTAAATCGTTGAGGTCGAATTCCTCTTCTTTGTCGAGCTGTTTCATACTTGGATCCGATTCAGAGTCACCGATTACCTCGATTCCCTGCTCACTTAAGTGCTCGTAGAATTCATCCATCTGATCTGAATCCAATTCAAAATTGGAGAGCTTTTCAGCGATTTCCTCGTATGCAAGCACCCCTCTTTTCTTACCTATTTCCACTACCTGCTCTTTTGCCTGCTCAAGGGTCAATTCTGTCTGATTTTCCGTTTCTTTAGAACGTGATGGCTGTTGTTTCTTATTTGCCATGTGTCCCCCTCCTTCCAACAATCTATACAAACTAAAACCTAGTTGTGTTTTAAGGCTTGTTTCCTTTTAATGAGATCCATTGCAATCTGGGCTGCTTTAATTGGATCATTTTGCTGTTCTGCTTTTTTCAGTTCGGCTTCTAATCCTTTAATGTCCGTCCGATCCGTCTGTTCTGATCGTATCCTTACGATATAATCCTGGATTTCCTGATCGGAGATTTCTTCTCCGTTCGGTGCCATCGCCAGCTCAACGGCCAGATTCTTAATAGAAGGATCCTCAATTCGTTCCACAAACTGGCTGACATCTGATTCATTGCCGTCTTCATAATATGCGTAAAGATGGGTCACAATGACCTGATGATCTTCAATATTGAAAGCTCCCCCTATTTCCTCCTGAACTTTATCAGCAATATAAGGATCGTTCAACATATACGCAATCAGCTTTCTCTCCGCATTATGAAAAGCAGGAAGCAGCTTCTTCTGCACCGATGACTGTCTCGTTGTAGTGTTAGTATATCGGTTATTGCTTTCCTTATCCTTGGGAGCTTCCCTGCCCCTGATCGACTGTACTTCCTCTTTCAGCGTGTCGATCGATAATCCAAACTCCGACGCGATATCATTAAGGTAGTGCTCTCTTTCAATCGCACGGTCCAACGTGGAAATCTCTTGTAATACCTTTTCGATATAAGCAATTTGATCTCCTTCTAATTGGAGGTTATAATCGCGCCTGAGATAGCTCATCATGAACGAAATATACGTTTCGCTCGTGTCCAGCACTTCTTTCCGGAAACGTTCACCGCCGTGTTTTTGAATAAAGTCATCCGGATCAAGTCCATCGGGCACTCGGGCCACATACGTTTGACAGCCTACGCTTTTCACAAGTTTAGCCGCCTTTACGGCTGCCTCTATACCCGGCTTGTCCCCGTCATAACAGACAATAATCTGATCCACATATTTTTTGAGAAGGTTTGCCTGAGCACTTGAAATGGCAGTTCCCATGGTCGCTACACCATTATGAACCCCGGCTTGATCTGCGGAAATAACGTCCCCGAACCCTTCAAAAAGGATAACCGATTTTTCTTTTCGAATCGACGCCCTCGCCTGGTCGAAATTGTATAAGAGTCTTCCTTTGTGAAACAGTTCGGTCTCCGGGCTGTTTAAATATTTCGGCTCCTGCTTCCCAAGAGAACGGCCGGCAAATGCGACTGTCTTTCCAAGGTGATTGCGCAGGGGGAATATGACTCTCCCTCGAAAACGGTCGGCGTAATCTCCCTGATCGTTAACACTCAGCAAACCCGCCTTCACCATTGTCTGCGGATGAAAACCTTTCTTCTCAAGAAACGTGACCACAAAGTCCTTCGATTCCGGGGAGTAGCCCATTTGGTACTTTTGTATCGTCTCATCGGTAAACCCCCGATCAATCAGATACTGATAGGCTTCCCGGCCTTCTTTGGAATTCTTTAACAAATGATGATATAATTTGGTAAGCCACTTATGTGCTTCCAACATTGCTTGGGCTTCTGTACTCTTTTCGGATGGCCGCTCATTTGTCACCTGATCAGGCAGATCAATGCCGGCCTGCTCGGCGAGCTGCTTAAGCGCCTGTATAAAGCTGAAGCCCTCCATTTCCATCAGAAAGGTATAAACATTCCCTCCCTTTCCACAACCAAAGCAGTGAAATATCTGCTTATCCTGAGAAACGGAAAAAGAAGGAGTGCTTTCTCCATGAAAAGGACAAAGACCAAAGTAGTTTCTTCCTTGCTTCTTTAAGTCGATATAATTACCGATAACATCGACGATATCTATCGACTTTCTAATCTGATCGACAGTTTCTTCTGGGATATGTCCAGCCATATTATCACCATACTACTCCATTATTCTTGCTCTTCCTTCAAAATCCTTCTTGCTCTCTCAACAGCGCTGAAAAAACTTCGCGAAACTTGTCCCGGTCTTCCATTGTAAAGGAAGAAGGGCCTTTCCATCGTTTCCTCTGTTTCATCGTCTGCTGACGGAGAAACTTCTGATTCATAATATGATCGGCATCGCCTTCTCTAATCAGTTTACCTCTAGGCGTCATGACATAAACCCTTTTGGGCGTAAGCAGGACGGCCAGAGACAAGTCCTGTGTAATGACGACATCGTACTTTTTTACATGATTGAGAATGTATAAATCGACAGACTGCGATCCGTGATCTACAAACGTCCATTCCATCATCGATTTGTTCATGCTGTAATGATTGACGGTCGCGATGAATTGAGGAGTTAGTTCATACTGGCTGCATACTTCGACTATTTCATCCTGGACCGGGCAGCTGTCTGCATCCACCCATACGGTTATATTATGTTTTGGCATAGTATCAGTATTTCTACAATAAGCGGTAGAATCCTCCTAAATTACGAATGTTTTATTATTCTGAAAAGTTCACAGGGGTGTTAAGCAGCGTTCCCTGTTGGAAGATAAGGGAAAAGCGGTTCTCCCTTAAGGATTTTTACCACAAATAGATATTATAATACATTCCTCCTGTTTATGCCATGTCCAATTTTACCTAAATTCATTCTTCCCAACAAAAGTCGCGCTTAATCAAAGCGCGACTTCCTTCATCTTTACTATTGCTGAGCATCTTTGCGGAGTTTGTTCAAAATAACGTTAGCTGTCTCTTCCACTGCTTTGTTGGAAACATCGATGACCGGACAGCCGATCCGCTCTACGATCTTGTTGAAATGATTAAGTTCCTGATTAATTCTGTCCATATTCGCATAGCTCGCCTGCGCCCCAAGACCAAGCGACTTCAGACGTTCTTTACGGATATCGTTCAGCTTCTCCGCACTGATCTTCAAGCCGATGCATTTCTCCGGATCAACCCGGAACAACTCAGAAGGAGGCTGGACTTCCGGAACAATTGGAACGTTCGCTACCTTTAAACGCTTATGAGCCAGGTATTGCGATAGCGGAGTTTTAGATGTCCTTGATACGCCGATCAAAACGATGTCCGCTTTGGTAATCCCTCTTGGATCCCTGCCGTCATCGTAACGGACGGCGAACTCTATCGCTTCCACCCGCTTGAAGTAATCTGCATCCAGTTTGTGAACAAGACCCGGTTCAAGCCGTGGTTTGATATGCAGATGGTCTTCCATTAACTCCATCATAGGTCCCATGATGTCTACACACTTAACGCCCAGCTTGTCGGCTTCTTTCATAAGATGATCCCTGAATTCCGGAACAACAAGAGTGAAACCGATCATAGCGCCCTGCTCCTTTGCCTGCTGGACCGCCTCGTTAATGGT
This sequence is a window from Bacillus sp. SB49. Protein-coding genes within it:
- the rpoD gene encoding RNA polymerase sigma factor RpoD; the encoded protein is MANKKQQPSRSKETENQTELTLEQAKEQVVEIGKKRGVLAYEEIAEKLSNFELDSDQMDEFYEHLSEQGIEVIGDSESDPSMKQLDKEEEFDLNDLSVPPGVKINDPVRMYLKEIGRVNLLSAKDEISLAQRIESGDEEAKRDLAEANLRLVVSIAKRYVGRGMLFLDLIQEGNMGLIKAVEKFDYRKGYKFSTYATWWIRQAITRAIADQARTIRIPVHMVETINKLIRVQRQLLQDLGREPTPEEIAQDMDLTPDKVREILKIAQEPVSLETPIGEEDDSHLGDFIEDQEATSPSDHAAYELLKEQLEDVLDTLTDREENVLRLRFGLDDGRTRTLEEVGKVFGVTRERIRQIEAKALRKLRHPSRSKRLKDFME
- the dnaG gene encoding DNA primase, which gives rise to MAGHIPEETVDQIRKSIDIVDVIGNYIDLKKQGRNYFGLCPFHGESTPSFSVSQDKQIFHCFGCGKGGNVYTFLMEMEGFSFIQALKQLAEQAGIDLPDQVTNERPSEKSTEAQAMLEAHKWLTKLYHHLLKNSKEGREAYQYLIDRGFTDETIQKYQMGYSPESKDFVVTFLEKKGFHPQTMVKAGLLSVNDQGDYADRFRGRVIFPLRNHLGKTVAFAGRSLGKQEPKYLNSPETELFHKGRLLYNFDQARASIRKEKSVILFEGFGDVISADQAGVHNGVATMGTAISSAQANLLKKYVDQIIVCYDGDKPGIEAAVKAAKLVKSVGCQTYVARVPDGLDPDDFIQKHGGERFRKEVLDTSETYISFMMSYLRRDYNLQLEGDQIAYIEKVLQEISTLDRAIEREHYLNDIASEFGLSIDTLKEEVQSIRGREAPKDKESNNRYTNTTTRQSSVQKKLLPAFHNAERKLIAYMLNDPYIADKVQEEIGGAFNIEDHQVIVTHLYAYYEDGNESDVSQFVERIEDPSIKNLAVELAMAPNGEEISDQEIQDYIVRIRSEQTDRTDIKGLEAELKKAEQQNDPIKAAQIAMDLIKRKQALKHN
- a CDS encoding YaiI/YqxD family protein — its product is MPKHNITVWVDADSCPVQDEIVEVCSQYELTPQFIATVNHYSMNKSMMEWTFVDHGSQSVDLYILNHVKKYDVVITQDLSLAVLLTPKRVYVMTPRGKLIREGDADHIMNQKFLRQQTMKQRKRWKGPSSFTMEDRDKFREVFSALLREQEGF
- a CDS encoding pyruvate, water dikinase regulatory protein; amino-acid sequence: MDKPLIYVLSDSVGETAELVVKACLSQFDDGPFDLQRIPYVEDKGTINEAVQQAKEQGAMIGFTLVVPEFRDHLMKEADKLGVKCVDIMGPMMELMEDHLHIKPRLEPGLVHKLDADYFKRVEAIEFAVRYDDGRDPRGITKADIVLIGVSRTSKTPLSQYLAHKRLKVANVPIVPEVQPPSELFRVDPEKCIGLKISAEKLNDIRKERLKSLGLGAQASYANMDRINQELNHFNKIVERIGCPVIDVSNKAVEETANVILNKLRKDAQQ